From a single Bacteroidota bacterium genomic region:
- a CDS encoding 3'-5' exonuclease: MIKLNKPLAFFDLETTGITVGADRIVEISILKLMPDGSKPVLTKRVNPEIPIPAGASKVHGIYDQDVAHEPTFKQLAPEISAFIGNADLAGYNSNKFDIPMLVDEFLRVDIHFDMKGRRMVDVQNIFHKMEQRTLAAAYKFYCQKEIENAHSAEADIIATYEVFVAQLERYPDLAKDVEGLHQFTAMTQNVDLAGRIVFNEKKEEVFNFGKHKGRTVADVFEKEPSYFDWMLKGDFPAETKQVLTALRLRGMNSK, from the coding sequence ATGATAAAATTAAATAAGCCACTGGCTTTTTTCGATCTCGAAACGACCGGTATTACCGTAGGTGCTGACCGCATCGTTGAAATCAGTATTTTGAAATTAATGCCGGATGGTTCAAAACCGGTGCTCACCAAGAGAGTGAATCCCGAGATACCTATTCCCGCAGGAGCATCCAAAGTGCATGGGATCTACGATCAGGATGTCGCACACGAACCTACGTTTAAGCAATTGGCTCCGGAGATTTCTGCGTTCATAGGCAATGCTGATCTGGCAGGCTATAATTCCAATAAGTTTGATATTCCGATGCTGGTGGATGAATTCCTCCGGGTGGATATTCATTTTGATATGAAGGGCCGCCGCATGGTAGATGTGCAAAATATTTTTCACAAGATGGAGCAACGCACACTTGCTGCTGCCTATAAATTTTATTGCCAGAAGGAAATAGAGAATGCCCACAGTGCAGAGGCGGATATTATCGCTACCTACGAAGTGTTTGTAGCGCAATTAGAGCGTTATCCTGACCTTGCAAAGGATGTGGAGGGGTTGCACCAGTTCACAGCGATGACACAAAACGTAGACCTCGCGGGACGCATTGTTTTTAATGAGAAGAAAGAAGAAGTGTTTAATTTTGGAAAACACAAAGGCCGTACAGTTGCCGACGTCTTCGAAAAGGAGCCGTCCTATTTCGATTGGATGTTAAAAGGTGATTTCCCGGCGGAGACAAAGCAGGTACTCACCGCCCTGCGCCTTCGGGGGATGAATTCGAAATAG
- a CDS encoding T9SS type A sorting domain-containing protein: protein MASAYNLQCATGISGTVKVIIQGPAIFSSVLSGALVPNVSGDTLTYSISDFGNVNFTSDFMFTVSIDTLSLLGDQICFHVEVSPVIGDIQPLNNSLIHCYEVVNSFDPNDKAVHPIGDIDTSQLDLTYTIRFQNTWNAPALHVRIVDTLSQHINERTFQLLSCSHDPQIQINGKNVVFNFHNINLPDSVNNEPDSHGYIQYRVKRKSNLPIGTQIHNTAYIYFDFNPPVQTNTTINTIAVSGTVGMQESLSAMEMTLYPNPLTYGEILYLNLKNVSTTQGSINLFEMGGRKVFSQAINTSSKTQQLALPNLAPGIYLAVFDSSTSRVQRKLVVVK, encoded by the coding sequence ATGGCTAGTGCTTATAATTTGCAATGTGCTACCGGAATAAGCGGTACGGTGAAAGTGATAATACAAGGTCCTGCTATCTTTTCTTCAGTGCTCTCCGGTGCATTAGTTCCTAATGTTTCGGGCGATACCTTAACGTATTCAATTTCTGATTTTGGAAATGTGAATTTCACCAGTGATTTTATGTTTACAGTTTCTATTGACACTTTGTCATTATTAGGAGATCAGATATGTTTCCATGTTGAAGTAAGTCCTGTTATAGGAGATATTCAGCCTTTAAACAATAGCCTGATTCATTGTTACGAGGTGGTGAATAGTTTTGACCCCAATGACAAGGCTGTCCATCCGATAGGGGATATTGATACGTCCCAACTGGACTTAACCTATACGATTCGCTTCCAAAACACATGGAATGCACCTGCACTGCATGTAAGAATTGTGGATACTTTATCTCAGCACATTAATGAAAGAACATTCCAACTCTTATCTTGTAGCCACGATCCGCAAATTCAGATTAATGGTAAAAATGTAGTTTTCAATTTTCATAATATCAATTTACCCGATAGCGTCAACAACGAACCGGATAGTCATGGTTATATTCAATACAGAGTGAAAAGAAAAAGCAATCTCCCCATCGGCACACAAATTCACAACACCGCTTATATCTATTTTGATTTTAATCCGCCTGTGCAAACCAATACTACCATTAATACCATTGCAGTGTCCGGCACAGTTGGAATGCAGGAGTCTTTGAGTGCAATGGAAATGACATTGTATCCTAATCCACTTACTTACGGAGAGATTCTTTACCTTAACCTGAAGAATGTTTCTACTACACAAGGTAGTATCAATCTCTTCGAAATGGGTGGCCGGAAAGTGTTTTCACAAGCTATAAATACATCTTCAAAAACGCAACAACTGGCTCTCCCAAATCTTGCACCGGGAATCTATCTAGCCGTGTTCGATAGCAGTACATCTCGTGTTCAAAGAAAGTTGGTTGTAGTGAAATGA
- a CDS encoding ATP-binding protein, giving the protein MIDRHLAKQIAKRLDDKKAILLLGPRQVGKSTLLQLLSSKFNKPVVWWDGDESDIRAMLQQPTSSKIKAYIGSNKTVVIDEAQRIENIGVCLKLITDKLKEVKVIATGSSSFELANKINEPLTGRKWQFNLFPLSFGEMVQHTSLLEEQRLLEHRLIFGYYPEIVSSAGDEAKRLKELAESYLYKDILIWGRIQKPDKLEKLVQALSFQVAQLYSNYELGQLCGLNSETVESYIQLLEKAFVIFRLPAYNRNQRNELKKSYKIFFYDNGLRNAVINQFSSVALRNDVGQLWENWFVSERIKYLNNSQKNASSFFWRTTAQQEVDYIESENGILSAFECKWSVKSNGKITRAFINAYPEAATQVVTPENAFKFLL; this is encoded by the coding sequence ATGATAGATCGACATTTAGCAAAGCAAATTGCCAAACGTCTGGATGATAAAAAGGCAATCCTATTACTAGGTCCCCGGCAGGTAGGAAAGAGTACATTGTTGCAATTATTGTCATCGAAATTCAATAAGCCGGTAGTTTGGTGGGATGGAGATGAATCAGATATTCGGGCAATGTTACAGCAACCTACTTCGTCAAAGATAAAGGCGTATATAGGCAGTAATAAAACGGTTGTTATTGATGAGGCACAACGGATCGAGAATATTGGTGTCTGTTTGAAATTAATTACAGATAAATTGAAAGAGGTGAAAGTGATCGCGACAGGCTCTTCATCTTTTGAGCTTGCCAATAAAATTAATGAACCTTTAACCGGTCGTAAATGGCAGTTTAATCTGTTTCCACTTTCGTTCGGAGAAATGGTACAACACACTTCTTTGCTAGAGGAGCAGCGATTGCTTGAACATAGATTGATTTTTGGATATTATCCTGAAATAGTTTCATCAGCGGGAGACGAAGCAAAGCGATTAAAGGAATTGGCAGAAAGTTATCTGTATAAAGATATATTGATTTGGGGACGAATTCAAAAGCCGGATAAGCTGGAGAAACTGGTGCAAGCCTTGTCGTTCCAGGTGGCTCAGCTTTATAGTAATTATGAATTAGGACAACTCTGTGGTTTGAATTCTGAAACAGTGGAGTCGTACATTCAGTTACTCGAAAAGGCTTTTGTTATTTTTAGGTTGCCGGCTTATAACCGTAACCAGAGAAATGAACTGAAGAAGAGTTATAAAATCTTTTTTTATGATAACGGATTGCGAAATGCGGTCATTAACCAGTTTTCATCTGTGGCATTACGAAATGATGTTGGTCAGCTGTGGGAGAATTGGTTCGTTAGTGAGCGCATAAAATACTTGAATAATTCTCAAAAAAATGCATCTTCTTTCTTTTGGCGGACCACTGCACAGCAGGAGGTAGACTATATTGAATCTGAAAATGGTATTCTGAGTGCCTTTGAATGTAAATGGAGCGTCAAGTCGAATGGGAAAATCACCAGAGCTTTTATCAATGCCTATCCGGAAGCAGCAACCCAAGTGGTCACCCCTGAAAATGCATTTAAATTTCTGTTATAA
- a CDS encoding T9SS type A sorting domain-containing protein, which yields MRTFIKAMLILILSCCGFSKMNAQYVTIPDPNFAAWLNTHGFSSCMNGNQLDTTCNALLSADSLYMYNAGISDLTGVAYFDSLRSLTCKADSLNALPILPPLLKYLDVNNNYISTIPFLPDNLETFICSNNDLLSLPNLPNTLTYLHCSGNRISILPVLSDSLRFLSCQGNLLTSLPNLPPKLKYLECQTNQLPALPVLNDSLDYLNCSANLLSAIPLLPNRLIYLNCAMNSLSVLPALPVGLINLNCSQNQIFSLPLLPDSLQNLHCHHNLLTLLPTLPDNLMHLYCSFNLITSIPLLPNGVQTLSCEFNQLVNITNFPDSIKWLDIRNNINLSCLPVLREYNWITFIWNSTGVSCLPNELIMVNATPSVAFFPICDPFNINNCPVNWNIRGSIFSDSISNCILDSVEPLHPMVKVKLYKNGALEQQTYSNQSGLFSFDTDTGNYIVEVDTILNPYTVDCPPLAFYQNQVGLTNLFYDSNNFSLSCGAGFDVGVNSVFIDSGIIRPGNLARINLVAGNLSKLSNLNCATGINGDIKVTINGPATFYSVIPGTVTPTFYLDSLVYSISDWGLVNVFDDFRAVIEIDTAAQLGQQVCISVLINPLVGDVNYYNNYYTHCFTVVNSYDPNDKQVSPSGWTDTSQYDLIYTIRFQNTGNASAQHIYLLDTLDQNIDESSFQLLTYSHEPQMQIVGKSVRFNFPNINLPDSVNNEPDSHGYVQYKVRRNDNLPIGTQIHNTAYIYFDFNPPVQTNTTINTIAVPGTVGMQESLNAMEMTLYPNPLASGEILYLNLKNVSTIQSFISLFEIGGRKVFSQAINTSSKTQQLALPNLAPGIYLAVFDNGTARIQRKLVVVK from the coding sequence ATGAGAACTTTTATAAAAGCAATGCTTATTCTAATTTTATCATGTTGTGGCTTTTCAAAAATGAATGCGCAGTATGTTACTATTCCGGATCCGAATTTTGCAGCATGGTTGAATACTCATGGTTTTTCTTCTTGTATGAACGGTAATCAATTGGATACTACCTGCAACGCTTTGTTGTCTGCAGACTCTTTATACATGTATAATGCAGGTATCTCTGATTTAACAGGGGTTGCATATTTCGATAGTTTGAGATCTTTAACGTGTAAGGCGGATTCGCTGAATGCATTACCAATATTACCTCCACTATTAAAATATTTAGATGTAAATAACAATTATATTTCAACAATTCCATTTCTTCCTGATAATTTAGAAACCTTTATTTGTTCTAATAATGATTTATTATCACTGCCCAATTTACCAAACACTTTGACCTATTTGCATTGCTCTGGGAATAGGATTTCAATTTTGCCTGTTTTGTCAGATTCACTACGATTTTTATCTTGCCAAGGAAATCTTTTAACATCCTTGCCAAATTTACCGCCTAAGCTAAAATATTTGGAATGTCAGACAAATCAACTACCAGCCTTACCTGTTTTGAATGACTCTTTGGATTATTTAAATTGTAGTGCAAATTTGTTAAGTGCAATTCCTTTATTGCCAAATCGTTTGATTTATCTTAATTGTGCGATGAATAGTTTAAGTGTTTTGCCTGCATTGCCTGTAGGTCTAATAAATTTAAATTGTTCTCAAAATCAAATTTTCAGTTTACCATTGCTTCCGGATTCTTTGCAAAATTTACATTGTCACCATAATCTACTTACTTTATTACCAACTTTACCTGACAATTTGATGCATTTATATTGTTCTTTTAACCTAATTACTAGTATTCCTTTGTTGCCAAATGGTGTTCAGACTTTGAGTTGCGAATTTAATCAATTAGTCAATATAACGAATTTCCCTGACTCAATAAAATGGTTGGATATCAGAAATAATATCAATTTATCTTGTCTGCCAGTACTAAGGGAATATAATTGGATTACCTTTATTTGGAATAGTACAGGAGTAAGTTGTCTTCCGAATGAGTTAATCATGGTCAACGCAACTCCTTCTGTTGCTTTTTTTCCGATTTGTGACCCATTTAATATTAATAATTGCCCTGTGAATTGGAATATTAGAGGTTCGATATTTTCTGATAGTATTTCAAATTGTATTTTAGATAGTGTTGAGCCATTGCACCCAATGGTAAAAGTAAAATTGTATAAGAATGGCGCCTTGGAGCAACAAACCTATTCAAACCAAAGTGGATTATTTAGTTTTGATACGGATACAGGAAATTATATTGTTGAGGTGGACACGATTCTAAATCCTTATACCGTAGATTGTCCTCCTTTAGCGTTTTACCAAAATCAAGTGGGGTTGACTAATTTATTCTACGATAGTAATAATTTTTCTTTGTCATGCGGTGCTGGCTTCGATGTTGGTGTGAACTCAGTCTTCATTGACTCTGGAATAATAAGACCTGGTAACTTGGCCAGAATAAATTTGGTGGCAGGAAATTTATCTAAACTTAGTAATTTGAATTGTGCTACTGGGATTAATGGAGATATTAAAGTTACCATTAATGGTCCGGCCACTTTCTATAGTGTTATTCCCGGAACAGTAACACCAACTTTTTATTTAGATTCTTTAGTGTATTCCATTTCAGACTGGGGATTAGTTAATGTCTTTGATGATTTTAGAGCTGTTATTGAAATTGACACTGCTGCTCAGTTGGGTCAACAGGTTTGTATAAGTGTTTTAATAAATCCGTTGGTGGGTGATGTGAATTATTATAATAATTACTACACGCATTGCTTTACGGTTGTGAATAGTTACGATCCCAACGATAAACAAGTAAGTCCTTCAGGATGGACGGATACATCTCAATACGATTTAATTTATACTATTCGTTTCCAGAACACAGGTAATGCCTCTGCGCAGCATATTTATTTATTAGATACACTTGATCAAAACATCGATGAAAGTTCGTTCCAACTCTTGACTTATAGCCACGAGCCACAAATGCAAATTGTAGGAAAGAGTGTTCGATTTAATTTTCCGAATATCAATTTACCCGATAGTGTCAACAATGAACCGGATAGTCATGGTTATGTGCAGTATAAAGTGAGGCGCAATGACAATCTCCCCATCGGCACTCAAATTCACAACACCGCTTATATCTATTTTGATTTTAATCCGCCTGTGCAAACCAATACTACCATTAATACCATTGCAGTGCCAGGCACAGTTGGAATGCAAGAGTCTTTGAATGCAATGGAAATGACCTTGTATCCTAATCCACTTGCTTCCGGAGAGATCCTTTACCTTAACCTGAAGAATGTTTCCACAATACAAAGTTTTATAAGTCTCTTCGAAATAGGTGGAAGGAAAGTGTTTTCACAAGCTATAAATACATCTTCAAAAACGCAACAACTGGCTCTCCCAAATCTTGCACCGGGAATCTATCTCGCCGTATTCGACAACGGTACAGCACGTATTCAAAGAAAGTTGGTCGTGGTGAAATGA
- a CDS encoding glycosyltransferase has protein sequence MKLSIIIVNYNVRYFLQQCLQSVRAAMAGMEVEVFVVDNNSSDGSVEMVQKLFPEIHIIANTENAGFSKANNQAIRKAKGEYILLLNPDTVVEEETFRKVCAFMDAHPEAGGLGVQMIDGKGNFLPESKRGLPTPAVAFYKISGLSALFPKSKTFGKYHLGYLSKDQTHEVDVLSGAFMLLRKTTLDKTGLLDEDYFMYGEDIDLSYCITKAGYKNYYYHDTRIIHYKGESTKKSSVNYVFVFYKAMVIFARKHFAPGGAAIFAFLINIAIWLRAGLSIIKRFLDKLWLPVADGLLIYLGMVAIKNYWSINAQVAQYPPFFMQVVVPIYILVWIVAAFLSGGYDKPIRISRMVRGLLTGTVIILVGYALLPETLRFSRALILFGTAWASLSVTLTRLALHFSGLRAYRFADSIKKRLLIAGDAEETQRILSLMMVSGNNSNFVGYTAEQAHTNGKEHPLLTHYLGTPDGIADMISMYEINEVIFCGKNHSSGDIIAHMLKIGRPEVEIKIAPPESLFIIGSNSIHEKGDLYFVDVPSINNPVNRRNKRIFDLSMSMGLLLLSPLLILLIDHKVGFFKNLFSVLVGQCSWVGRDIHKDKNFSGLKIGILSPSMSGGTNKDDAATRERLNILYTKDFRVSNDLKLVLGNIRHLGKV, from the coding sequence ATGAAACTCAGTATCATTATTGTCAACTACAATGTCAGGTATTTCCTGCAGCAATGTCTTCAATCTGTGCGCGCGGCAATGGCGGGTATGGAAGTCGAAGTTTTTGTGGTAGATAATAATTCATCTGATGGCAGTGTGGAGATGGTGCAGAAACTTTTTCCGGAGATACATATCATCGCCAACACTGAAAATGCCGGCTTCTCAAAAGCGAACAACCAGGCCATACGAAAAGCGAAGGGAGAATATATTCTTCTTCTCAATCCCGATACCGTTGTGGAAGAAGAAACTTTCCGTAAAGTATGTGCATTTATGGATGCGCATCCGGAAGCAGGCGGACTCGGCGTACAGATGATCGATGGAAAGGGAAATTTTCTTCCGGAATCAAAACGCGGACTCCCTACTCCTGCTGTGGCCTTTTATAAAATATCCGGCCTTTCTGCCCTCTTTCCAAAATCAAAGACCTTCGGCAAATACCATCTTGGCTATCTCTCAAAAGATCAAACGCATGAGGTGGATGTGCTCAGTGGTGCTTTCATGCTCTTGCGAAAAACCACATTGGATAAAACCGGGCTCCTGGATGAAGATTATTTCATGTATGGAGAAGACATTGACCTGAGCTATTGCATCACCAAGGCGGGCTATAAAAACTATTATTACCACGACACACGCATCATTCATTATAAGGGAGAAAGCACCAAGAAGAGCAGTGTCAACTATGTCTTCGTTTTTTACAAGGCCATGGTCATTTTCGCACGCAAGCACTTTGCACCCGGAGGAGCCGCGATCTTTGCTTTCCTCATCAACATTGCTATCTGGCTCAGGGCGGGGCTTTCTATCATTAAGCGCTTCCTGGATAAACTATGGCTTCCTGTTGCCGATGGATTGCTCATCTATCTGGGCATGGTCGCCATCAAGAACTATTGGTCCATCAATGCGCAGGTGGCACAGTACCCGCCCTTCTTTATGCAGGTGGTGGTTCCCATATATATACTTGTCTGGATCGTTGCTGCTTTTCTCAGTGGTGGATATGATAAACCCATCCGCATCTCCAGAATGGTGCGAGGATTATTAACGGGAACGGTCATCATTCTGGTAGGCTATGCCTTATTACCTGAAACATTACGCTTCTCCAGAGCGCTTATCCTCTTCGGAACGGCCTGGGCCAGTTTATCGGTCACCCTAACCCGACTGGCATTGCACTTCAGCGGGCTGAGGGCATATCGGTTTGCCGACAGTATCAAGAAGAGACTGCTCATTGCAGGTGATGCAGAAGAAACGCAACGCATCCTTTCCTTAATGATGGTCAGTGGGAATAATTCCAATTTTGTCGGATATACAGCAGAGCAGGCGCATACTAACGGTAAAGAACATCCGCTCTTAACACATTATCTGGGCACGCCGGATGGTATCGCCGATATGATCTCGATGTATGAAATCAACGAAGTTATCTTTTGCGGAAAAAACCATAGTTCGGGTGACATCATCGCTCATATGCTGAAAATAGGCCGGCCGGAGGTAGAAATAAAGATTGCTCCTCCCGAAAGTTTATTCATCATTGGCAGTAACAGCATACACGAAAAGGGCGATTTGTATTTTGTAGATGTTCCTTCCATCAACAATCCGGTCAATCGCAGGAACAAGCGCATCTTTGATTTAAGTATGAGTATGGGCTTGCTGCTACTTTCCCCTCTCCTGATTTTATTGATCGACCACAAGGTTGGCTTTTTCAAAAATCTCTTCAGCGTACTTGTTGGCCAATGCAGTTGGGTGGGTCGTGATATTCATAAAGACAAAAACTTCAGTGGCCTTAAGATTGGTATTTTATCTCCATCCATGTCGGGCGGTACCAACAAAGATGATGCAGCTACAAGGGAGCGATTAAACATTCTCTACACCAAAGATTTCAGAGTCTCCAATGATTTAAAACTGGTACTTGGGAATATCAGGCATCTCGGAAAGGTATAG